The Bacteroidales bacterium genome includes the window CAGTTTTATTCCTTACTTTCTTTTTTATTAAGGATGATTTCCGTCTTGAAGGGGTAGCGATACTGCTGTTTGGAAAACGACATGCAATAAGGTTGACCATTGTTTCCAACAAAATCAATAATCTGCTTTCCCGTTATTTTATCGGATTACTGACGGAAATAGCCGCCATGATCGTTCTTTTGTATATAGGCCTGGCTCTTTTTGGCATCAAAGGAGCCTTATTGTTCGCTGTTTTTGGTGGAATGCTTAATGCGATACCCTATCTGGGGCCGATTATCGGTGCTGTTACCTGTTGTGTCTTTGGCATAGTTAATTGTATCAGTATCAATGAATATTTTGACATTCTACCAACCATTCTTAAAATTGCCGGTACTTTTATCGGAGCCAACCTGATCGATAATGCTATTTTACAACCATACATATATTCACATAGTGTTAAGGCCCATCCTGCCGAAATTTTCCTGGTGATCATTATGGGAGGCTCATTGGCCGGTATACTTGGAATGTTGTTTGCCATACCTGTTTATACGATTATCAGAACTATTGTTGTCGAGCTATTCAATTATATGAACGGGAAATAGGATGTAAGGATAATATTTTGCATCTTTGTAGAGTCGTACGAAACATGCTACCACTTGCATCTTTCTTCAAAGAGGTGATGGGTGTAGGTTTAAGTTTTTGTGTCTTTAATATCAAAAATCAATTCTCGTGAAAAAAACATTTATTATTTACTTGTTATTTCTGTTGACTTTTTACCCTGTTCGTGCTGATGAGGGAATGTGGTTATTACCATTACTTGAAAAATTGAATATCAGTACCATGCAAAAAATGGGATGTGAATTGACTGCAGAACAGATTTATAGTATTAATCATTCCAGCTTAAAAGATGCCATTGTTATTTTCGGAGGGGGATGTACCGGAGAAATGGTATCAAAAGAAGGTTTGTTGTTGACCAATCACCATTGTGGTTATGGTGCGATACAGCAGCATAGCTCTGTTGAACATGATTACTTATCGGATGGGTTT containing:
- a CDS encoding AI-2E family transporter, which encodes MKINIDINSNTILRILLRIAIILLAILLGYYFSSLLLYIFLAFIFSLIGKPVAKKLSSIKIYKFKIPHGISSLLTLILFVLCFMLILLFFIPMLAREAQVIANINYDDLSVNLGHLLNNVQNFLYSNGLIGEHETLVGIITTELKEFANLATFSNMLGGFLSATGSFFFGLFAVLFLTFFFIKDDFRLEGVAILLFGKRHAIRLTIVSNKINNLLSRYFIGLLTEIAAMIVLLYIGLALFGIKGALLFAVFGGMLNAIPYLGPIIGAVTCCVFGIVNCISINEYFDILPTILKIAGTFIGANLIDNAILQPYIYSHSVKAHPAEIFLVIIMGGSLAGILGMLFAIPVYTIIRTIVVELFNYMNGK